GCGCCGAATACCAGATCAGTGTCACCACCAGCGGCAAGGATGCCCTGGCTGTTGCCGCCGCACAGCATCCCGACCTGATCCTGCTCGACATCAAGATGCCCGACATGGATGGCTACGAGGTCTGCCGCCGCCTGAAACAGTCGCCGGAAACCCGGGACATTCCTATCCTCTTCGTCACCGTGCTGAACGAAACGGAGGACGAAGCCAAGGGTCTGGAAATGGGCGCGGTCGACTATATCACCAAGCCGATAGCTCCCTCTGTCGTCCAGGCCCGGGTGCGGGCGCACATGCGGCTGAAGCGGCATCAGGATCATCTCGAAGAGCTGGTCCGGGAACGGACCCGCGAACTGGTCGAGGCCCGCGCCCGCGCCGAGGAGGCGAACCGCGCCCAAGGCGAGTTCATCACCAACATCAGCCATGAAATTCGCACGCCGATGATCAGTGTCCTCGGCATGACCGAATTGATGCTGAAGACGGAACTGAACTCCCGGCAGCAGGAATACATGGAGACCGTCTCCGATTCGGTGACGCAGCTGAAGCGGCTGTTGAACGACCTGCTCGATTTCTCCAGTTTTGAAACCGGAAAAATCGACCTGGAGAAAGCCCCGCTCGAACCCCACCGTGTCTTTCTCCCCCTGCTCTTGGAATTCCTGGCCAAAGCGGAAAAACGCGGACTGTCCTTCTTCTGGAAGATCGATCCCAAAATTCCGGAAGTGCTTTTGGGAGACGCTGAACGCCTGAAGCAGGCGCTGGCCCATCTGCTCGACAATGCCCTGAAGTTCACCCCTTCCGGCGCCGTCGACCTGAAATGCACCCTTGACGAGAACACAGCGGCGCAGACTCCGGAGCAGCAGGTCCTACTGCGCTTTTCAATAACGGACACCGGCATCGGCATCCCGGAGAATGAACAGGAACGGATTTTTCAGCCCTTTTACCAGATCGACGGCAGTCTTTCACGCCGCTATGCCGGCACCGGCGTCGGGCTGGCCATGACCCGCCGGCTGGTGGAAATGATGGGGGGAAGCATCCGCGCGGAATCGGTCCCGGCCGGCGGTAGCCGTTTCACCTTCACCGTGCGCCTGGACCGCGAAAACGGCAACACTATGGTGGCGCAAAATCCCGGAAAAAGCTGGAACGACCTGCGTGTGCTGATCGTCGAGGATACCGAACCCAACCGGCGGCTCTTCCAGATCCTTCTGGAAAACCAGAAGTGTCATGTGCGGGTCGCCAACAATGGTCGCAAGGCTCTCGATATCCTCGAAAAGGAACCCTTTGACCTGATTCTCATGGATATCCAGATGCCGGAGATGGACGGCCTGGCGGCGACTCGGCGGATCCGCGAAGGCAGTGGCGAACACTGGAATCCGGCGATTCCCATTATCGCCCTGACCGCCCACGGCCAAGCGGGGGACCGGCAAAGTTACCTGGATGCCGGGATGAACGACTATCTGGCCAAACCCTTCCGCGCCCAAATGCTGCTGGATAAGATCGAACGTCTGGTGGTGAAACCCGCGCCGACGGAATCCGTTCATGGCCGCTGAAACGGTGGACCAGCCGAGGCTTCTCATCGTCGACGACGCCCCGCAAAACCTGCGTCTGCTCAACGGTATCCTCCGTGGCAACTACCGGATCAGCGTTGCCGTCAGCGGCCTCGAGGCGCTGGAACTTGCCGCTGCCCGGCCGCCCGACCTCATCCTGTTGGACGTATCGATGCCCGGAATGGACGGCTTCGAGGTCTGTCGCCGGCTCAAGGCTGCGCCCGCGACCCAGGAGATTCCGGTGATTTTCGTCACCGGCCTGACGGAAGAGGAAGGACGTTCCCGAGGGATCGAAGCGGGCGGCGCGGATTTCATCGTCAAACCGATCGATCCCGTTACGCTGCAAGCTAAAATCACGGCCTGTCTCGGATATTCGTTGACCGAACGGGGAAACGGCGGATGATTCGACGATTTTTCATACCATTGCTGTGGCTGTCGGCGTTGTGGCTGATCCCCTGCGCCACCCTGGAAGCAGCTCCATCACCGCAAAAGTTGATCGTCGCGTGCAGTGCCGGTTCGGCCCCCTTTCATTTTCGGGATGAGCTGGGCCAGCCGGTCGGAATGTTCGTCGACCTGTGGCGGCTGTGGGCGGAAAAGACCGGCATCGCCGTGGAGTTCCGCATCGCCAGCTGGGATGACAGCCTGCGCCTGGTGCGCGAGGGGACGGCGGATATCCATGCCGGGGTCTTTTTCAGTAAAGAAAGAGATGCCTTTCTCGACTATGCCGATCAGCTTTACGAAAGCGAAACCCACATCTTTTATCACCGCAGCGTTTCCCAGGTCAGGTCGCTGGAGGATCTGAGCGGTTTCCGCGTTGGAGTCATCGCCGGGGATCTCGCCCTTGATTACCTGCGCGAGCACCTGCCCCAGGCCACCCTGGCCATCTATCCCGACAACCAGGAGCTTTTCGACGCGGCCGAGCGCAGCGAGATCCGGGTCTTCATCAAGGACACCCCCATCGCCCTGCACCACCTCCGGCGGCGCGGGCTTCTCCCCCAGTTCGAATATCATCCTCCCTCCCCCCTTTACAGTAACTATTTCCGCGCGGCCGTGCGCGAAGGCAACGTCGAGCTTTTGACCCTGGTCAACGACGGCTTGCGTCGCATCACCCCGAAAGAGAAGGCCGCCGTCGTCCGGCGCTGGATGGCGGAACTGGAAAAATGGCGGGAGGACCGCCTGATCGTCGGCCTGCCGGACGGCGCCCTCCCCTTTTCCGGGCGGAACTTCCGGGGAGAACCGGTCGGTATGCTCGTCGATATCTGGAAGCTCTGGGCGCAAAAGAGCGGCCGCGATATCGACTTTCGCCTCGCCTCCTGGCCCCAACTCTTTGAAGCACTGAAACAGGGGGAAATCGATCTCCACGGCGGCCTGTTCACCTCCCCCGAACGCTGGCGCTTCATGGATTTCTCCCAACCCTTTTATCAGGTGGTTTCGGGCCTCTTCTACCATGAACGCCTGGGCGTCTTGACCAAGACCGAGGAGCTGAAGGATTTCAAGGCCGGAGCGATTGCCGGAACGGTCTACGGCCCCTACCTGAACAGTCGCTTCCCCTCCTTGCGGGTGATTGAATACACCGATACGGGAGCCTTGATTGCGGCCGCGAGCAAAGGAGAGATCGACCTCTTCCTCGATCAAACGCCCATCGTCCTAGCCCTGCTCGACCGCATGGGGGAACGGGGCAGTTTCCGCCTTCTGGAAGGGGTGATGGAACAAAGCGCCCTGAGAGCCGGGGTCGCCAAAGGCTCGCCCCTGCTCGCCATCGTCGATACCGCATTCGACGCGATCCAGGCGAAGGAACTGGAAGCGATCGAAAAAACCTGGATCGCCCCGGGGGAAGAAGCCCTCGCCGCCAAGGCTATCCCCGACATCCGCCTGACCGCCGCCGAACAGGCCTGGATCGCCGAGCATCGCAACCTGCGTCTGGGGGTCGACCCGAACTGGCCGCCCTTCGAATATTTCGACGACAAGGGGGAATATCGGGGGATGGCGGCGGACTACATCGCCCTGCTCAACGAACGCCTGGGCCTCTCGATGAATGCCGTTTTCGGCCTGACCTGGGCCCAGGTGGAAGCGGGCGCCCGGGACCGCGCCCTCGATGTTCTCTCCTGTCTGACCGAAACTCCGGCCCGCGGGCAGGTTCTCAACTTCACCCAACCGTACCTCTCCTTTCCCATGGTCGTCATTATGCGCGACGATGCCCCGCTGATTACCGAGTTGGCCGATCTGCGGGAAAAACTGGTCGTCGTCGTCGAAGGCTACGCCATTCATCAATATCTGCGCGAGCAGAACCCGGAAATCCAGGTGCGAACGGTGAAGGCTCCCCTCGACGGCCTACACACCGTTTCCCTGGGCCAGGCCGATGCTTACATCGACAACCTGGCGGTCGCCACCCATCTGATCCAGAGTCACCAGCTGACCAACCTGAAGATTGCCGCCCCGGCTTCCCAATGGAGCGACGATCTGCGCATCGGCGTCCGCTCGGACTGGCCGCAACTGGTGACCATCCTCGACAAGGGCCTGGCGAGCATCACAGCCGAAGAACACAGTGCGATTCGGCAAAAGTGGCTTTCGGTACGCTATGACTACGGCATCAACCCCGCCGAGGTCCGCCGCTGGGGCCTCTACGCCCTGCTGCTGACCAGCCTGCTCATCGCTCTCTTCCTGCTCCGCAACCGCTACCTGCAACGCTGGAACGCCCGCCTCAGCGCCGAGATCGATGAGCGCCTGGCGGCCGAACGCCGAGCCGAAGCGGCCAATGACGCCAAATCGGAATTTCTCGCGAACATGAGCCACGAAATCCGCACGCCGATGAACGCCATTTTAGGCATGACCCATCTCGCCCTGCAGACCCCCCTCGATACCCGGCAGCGGGATTATCTGGATAAGGTCGAAACCTCAGGGCGGATGCTCATGCGGGTGATCGACGACATCCTCGATTTTTCCAAGATCGAGGCGGGGCGTCTGGATATGGAGCAGGTGGAGTTTTCCCTCGACGACGTTCTCAAAAACCTCGCCGATCTCTCGGCGAGCAAGGCCCAACGCAAGGGGCTGGAACTGGTCTTCGCCCCGGCCCCGGATCTGCCCCGGCAACTGCTTGGCGACCCCCTGCGCCTCGAACAGGTGCTGCTCAACCTGGTGGACAACGCCGTCAAGTTCACTCCGGCGGGAGAAGTCGTCTTGACCGTAGACCGTCTCTCCGCCGAAACAGAGGAAGTCGTGCTTCGTTTTACCGTGGAGGATACGGGCATCGGCCTTAGCGCTGACCAGATTTCCCGCCTCTTCCGCCCCTTCACCCAGGCCGACAACACCACCACCCGTCGTTTCGGTGGCACCGGTCTGGGGCTGGCCATCAGCCGCCGACTGGTGGAGATGATGGGCGGGGAAATCGGCGCCGAAAGCGAAGAGGGCCAAGGCAGCCGGTTCTCCTTCACCGCCCGTTTCGGATCGGTCGCCGCCGAAGCGGAAGCCGCCCTCGCTCCTGATCCTGATCTACGGGGTCTGCCGGTTCTGCTCGTCGACGACAATGCCTCCAGCCGTCACGCCCTGCGCCTGATTCTCGAATCCCTGACCTTTACCGTGAGCGAAGCGACATCGGCCGACGAGGCCCTGGCCCGCTTCGCTGAAAGTTCGCCGCCGAAACTGATTCTGATCGACGAAAGCCTGCCGGAAATAAGCGGGCTCGAACTGGCACGGAGGATCAAGGACACTCCCGGCGAACAGCGGGTCATTCTGCTCGCCTCGACCAGCGAGGGGGACGATGTCCGCAGCCGCGCCTTGCGCGCCGGCATCAACTGGCTCGTCTTCAAACCGGTCAACCGTTCCGCCCTTTTCGACGTGATCATGAACGCCTTTGCCCGTACCAGCCCACGCGAAACGTCGCCACGGCGAACCCGGCGTTTCGCCCTCGGCGGCGCCCGGGTGCTGGTGGTGGAAGACAACGCCATCAACCAGCAGGTGGCTAAAGAACTGCTGACGGTGGCCGGGATGGAGGTCCAGGTCGCCGACAACGGTGTCCAGGCCCTGGAACGCCTCGACCGGGAAAGTTTCGATCTGGTTCTCATGGACATCCAGATGCCGGAAATGGACGGCTTAGAGTGCACCCGACAGATCCGCGATCGGGCCGCCCTCAACCACGCCCTGCGCAACCTGCCGATTATCGCCATGACCGCCCACGCCATGGCCGGGGACCGGGAAAAAAGCCTGGCGGCAGGGATGAACGACCATGTCACCAAACCCCTTGATCCTGAACAGTTCTACGCCGTGCTCGCCGGTTGGCTGGGCAACCGCTGGCGGGGTGCGCCTGCCCTGACAAGCCAGGCCGAAGATGGCACGCCCCTCCCCGAATTCAACACCATCCATACGGCCGCCGGTCTGCGCTGCGTGGCCGGCAACCGCCCGCTCTACCGTGCCCTGCTTCGGGACTTTTACCGGGACAACCGGGAAACGATGGGGGATATTCGGGAAAGCCTGAAATCCGGGGACCGGGAACGGACGCAGCGTCTGGCCCACACCCTGAAAGGGGTGGCGGGGAATATCGGCGCGGAGGCGGTATGGGAAGCCGCCAGAAAGCTGGAACTAGCTATAATCAAAGGAAAAAACGACATCGAACCGGCCCTGAAGGAGACGGAAGACGCCCTGGCGCTGGTTATGGCGGAACTGGCGGAGCTCCCCGAAGAGAAACTGGCAGCGGCAGCTGATCCCCCCGAGGAAACGGATTTTGCCGCACTCGCCCGACAACTGGAGGTATTGGCCGACTATCTGCGCCTGAACGACACCGATGCGGAAACCGCTTTTGCTTCGCTGCGGGATGATCTGATCCGCCTGAGCCCGGAAAAGACTGCGGCGTTCGAGGAAAAGCTTCTCGTTTACAACTTCAAAGAGGCGCAGGAAATCCTTGAAACGATCGCCGAAGCCCTGGAACCGTCTTTTACCGACACCCAGGGGCCGACAACCTAAACGCACTCAGCACATCCGATTGAATCGCTTTTCATCTATGGGAAGGTCACAGCATGCTTGATTTCACTGTCAATCCTTCGGCCTGCACCCGTTGCGGCCAATGCGTCATCGACTGCCCGCCACGCATCATCGCCATGGATGGGGGCTATCCCGCCATCGCCGAAGAAAAAGAAGCCCTCTGTTATCGCTGTCAACATTGCCTGGCCATCTGCCCAACGGAAGCGATCTCCATTTTGGGAGTGAAGCCCGGGGACGTCACCCCACTGCAAGGGAACTATCCCCGGCCGCGACAGATGGAGACGCTCATCAAGGGGCGTCGCTCGGTGCGCCGTTATCGGGAAGAAAATCTCGAGCCGGAGTTGATTAAACATCTACTGGAGGTGGCCTGGCACGCGCCGACCGGGGTCAATGCCCGGCAGGTGCGCTTTACCGTGGTAGATGACCGAGAGAAGATGGTGGCGCTGCGCGGCGAGGTGATGGCGGGGTTGGGACGTCTGGCGCGGGAGGAAAAGCTGACGGAAGGTTTCGAGCGCTTCGCTGATTTCGTGCGCTTGTGGGAAGACAAAGGGATCGATACGATCTTTCGCGGCGCCCCGCACCTGCTGGTGGCTTCGACCCCGGAAAAGGTGCCGACCCCCCTGCTCGACTGCATGATCGCCCTGGCCTATTTCGAGCTCTTCGCCCAGAGCCACGGCGTCGGCACCGTCTGGTGCGGCCTGGCCAAGTGGGCGCTGAACGATCTGCTCCCAGAATTCCGCGCCCGGCTCGGCATCCCCGAAGACCACATCTTCGGCTACGCCATGATGTTCGGCAAACCGGCCGTCGATTACGTCCGCACGGTACAGCACGAGCCGGCCATCATCCACCGTTTCGAAGGATAGTTCGCAGCGGCGAAAGTCTTATAAATTCCAGCCCCAGTACTGGAGAAAAACGGGGAAGTTGCGCAGGTCCGAGGCTTTCCGCGCCCAGGGTTTGAGGCTGGTGTAGAAAAGGATGCCGTCCTCGCGGTCACGCCCCAGCTTTTTATCCTCACCGACCCGCCAGTCGAAGGCCCACCAGCTCATGAAAAGCCGTTCCCAGGGCTTCTGGCTGTCTTTGACGTAGTCGCGCCGCCCCCCCGCAGTTTCGTAAAACGAGGTCGACGCGCCGTCGGGCAGACCCAGCCCCTCCAGAACCTTCATCGGCTTCACCGGGGCAAGAACACTCTGATAGCCTGGTGGGGTGCGCCCATCCGCCAGCCACAAGTCCATCACCCGGTGGGTGTCTTTCCGCAGCAACAGGTGCAAACGGTGATTCGTCGGCGAACCATCGCCGTAATCGATATAGGCGGGGAGACTTTCGCCATAAACCTTCTGCCGCCCCCGCTCCCAGCCGGAAGGAAAAGCCCCTTCATCAAGGTAGGAAGTGGGGGTGAAGGCCAGGTAGCAGCCGCAGGTGTGGAGGGTGGTGATGAGGACCGGCTGTCCCGATTCGTTGAGGGTGACGATGACCAGTAGGCCGACGTTCTTCCCCCAGCCGAGACGGGTCGCGGGAACTTTTTCGAAATGAACCCGATAGGTCAGGTTCGAGTAGCTGCCGCGCGCCGTGCGGAAAGAGGTTTTGCGGGCGTAAAGGGTCGGCTCTTCGGGATCGATGTAAACCTCTTCCGCACCCTTGATGATCCGCGCCGCTGCCGTGCCGATGCGATTGAAGGAGCGTCCCGGTTCCTCGACGACAAAGACCGGGGCATGGCGGCTGAAATGCCAGGCATCGTTTCCCGCCACATAAGCGCGCAAGGAGTCGGCGCGGGGATGCTCAGGCAGGCCCGGGGCACAGCCGGCCACCGGTAGCCAGATCAGGAACAGAATAGTTTTCAGCAATAAACGCATGGCCCCTCTCCCGAGGAAGTTTCACTCTTCAGATAGCATAACCGATAGGGCCTATCCCGCCAAAAAGGAAAAACTCCCCTTATTCTTCGATG
This genomic stretch from Desulfuromonas acetexigens harbors:
- a CDS encoding response regulator, which codes for MAAETVDQPRLLIVDDAPQNLRLLNGILRGNYRISVAVSGLEALELAAARPPDLILLDVSMPGMDGFEVCRRLKAAPATQEIPVIFVTGLTEEEGRSRGIEAGGADFIVKPIDPVTLQAKITACLGYSLTERGNGG
- a CDS encoding transporter substrate-binding domain-containing protein, producing MIRRFFIPLLWLSALWLIPCATLEAAPSPQKLIVACSAGSAPFHFRDELGQPVGMFVDLWRLWAEKTGIAVEFRIASWDDSLRLVREGTADIHAGVFFSKERDAFLDYADQLYESETHIFYHRSVSQVRSLEDLSGFRVGVIAGDLALDYLREHLPQATLAIYPDNQELFDAAERSEIRVFIKDTPIALHHLRRRGLLPQFEYHPPSPLYSNYFRAAVREGNVELLTLVNDGLRRITPKEKAAVVRRWMAELEKWREDRLIVGLPDGALPFSGRNFRGEPVGMLVDIWKLWAQKSGRDIDFRLASWPQLFEALKQGEIDLHGGLFTSPERWRFMDFSQPFYQVVSGLFYHERLGVLTKTEELKDFKAGAIAGTVYGPYLNSRFPSLRVIEYTDTGALIAAASKGEIDLFLDQTPIVLALLDRMGERGSFRLLEGVMEQSALRAGVAKGSPLLAIVDTAFDAIQAKELEAIEKTWIAPGEEALAAKAIPDIRLTAAEQAWIAEHRNLRLGVDPNWPPFEYFDDKGEYRGMAADYIALLNERLGLSMNAVFGLTWAQVEAGARDRALDVLSCLTETPARGQVLNFTQPYLSFPMVVIMRDDAPLITELADLREKLVVVVEGYAIHQYLREQNPEIQVRTVKAPLDGLHTVSLGQADAYIDNLAVATHLIQSHQLTNLKIAAPASQWSDDLRIGVRSDWPQLVTILDKGLASITAEEHSAIRQKWLSVRYDYGINPAEVRRWGLYALLLTSLLIALFLLRNRYLQRWNARLSAEIDERLAAERRAEAANDAKSEFLANMSHEIRTPMNAILGMTHLALQTPLDTRQRDYLDKVETSGRMLMRVIDDILDFSKIEAGRLDMEQVEFSLDDVLKNLADLSASKAQRKGLELVFAPAPDLPRQLLGDPLRLEQVLLNLVDNAVKFTPAGEVVLTVDRLSAETEEVVLRFTVEDTGIGLSADQISRLFRPFTQADNTTTRRFGGTGLGLAISRRLVEMMGGEIGAESEEGQGSRFSFTARFGSVAAEAEAALAPDPDLRGLPVLLVDDNASSRHALRLILESLTFTVSEATSADEALARFAESSPPKLILIDESLPEISGLELARRIKDTPGEQRVILLASTSEGDDVRSRALRAGINWLVFKPVNRSALFDVIMNAFARTSPRETSPRRTRRFALGGARVLVVEDNAINQQVAKELLTVAGMEVQVADNGVQALERLDRESFDLVLMDIQMPEMDGLECTRQIRDRAALNHALRNLPIIAMTAHAMAGDREKSLAAGMNDHVTKPLDPEQFYAVLAGWLGNRWRGAPALTSQAEDGTPLPEFNTIHTAAGLRCVAGNRPLYRALLRDFYRDNRETMGDIRESLKSGDRERTQRLAHTLKGVAGNIGAEAVWEAARKLELAIIKGKNDIEPALKETEDALALVMAELAELPEEKLAAAADPPEETDFAALARQLEVLADYLRLNDTDAETAFASLRDDLIRLSPEKTAAFEEKLLVYNFKEAQEILETIAEALEPSFTDTQGPTT
- a CDS encoding response regulator — translated: MDQRILIVDDSPSVLKILNDALRAEYQISVTTSGKDALAVAAAQHPDLILLDIKMPDMDGYEVCRRLKQSPETRDIPILFVTVLNETEDEAKGLEMGAVDYITKPIAPSVVQARVRAHMRLKRHQDHLEELVRERTRELVEARARAEEANRAQGEFITNISHEIRTPMISVLGMTELMLKTELNSRQQEYMETVSDSVTQLKRLLNDLLDFSSFETGKIDLEKAPLEPHRVFLPLLLEFLAKAEKRGLSFFWKIDPKIPEVLLGDAERLKQALAHLLDNALKFTPSGAVDLKCTLDENTAAQTPEQQVLLRFSITDTGIGIPENEQERIFQPFYQIDGSLSRRYAGTGVGLAMTRRLVEMMGGSIRAESVPAGGSRFTFTVRLDRENGNTMVAQNPGKSWNDLRVLIVEDTEPNRRLFQILLENQKCHVRVANNGRKALDILEKEPFDLILMDIQMPEMDGLAATRRIREGSGEHWNPAIPIIALTAHGQAGDRQSYLDAGMNDYLAKPFRAQMLLDKIERLVVKPAPTESVHGR
- a CDS encoding nitroreductase family protein gives rise to the protein MLDFTVNPSACTRCGQCVIDCPPRIIAMDGGYPAIAEEKEALCYRCQHCLAICPTEAISILGVKPGDVTPLQGNYPRPRQMETLIKGRRSVRRYREENLEPELIKHLLEVAWHAPTGVNARQVRFTVVDDREKMVALRGEVMAGLGRLAREEKLTEGFERFADFVRLWEDKGIDTIFRGAPHLLVASTPEKVPTPLLDCMIALAYFELFAQSHGVGTVWCGLAKWALNDLLPEFRARLGIPEDHIFGYAMMFGKPAVDYVRTVQHEPAIIHRFEG